Proteins from one Ranitomeya variabilis isolate aRanVar5 chromosome 1, aRanVar5.hap1, whole genome shotgun sequence genomic window:
- the LOC143795551 gene encoding uncharacterized protein LOC143795551 — MELNQTVDNLVDSDESPTAAASAPCTSASETDHTAEACQTTQPQQPSAAGETSTEGMIGSSQIPTEQPSQASSAPAPQASQAASNIPPRYIPPSVRGRRSRRHEEIRMLPEAIDARVLHILNSMTPESDVDRFCHSLSPCLAKVPTQRQERVRAAMLTLLAASQGENEPNQVLSPIEQWRTDQNHTQLTTTASTHQEQQVPANSYGQPSTSQQFPQMAVPYYVHEPPPASSQQIQHRPLGEVAQRFQVQQQYTWPPRQITPGLTRFGPPNPQPTTQQTTGQTYQGYISRPQSHMQPVAQVGQYSVCANYQQQPLPQQQHFYGPSLETQSYNTTTSGYQQMYVGTSVDNPPLQTQITQSQMPPQSAITEGVGPENTTEESLSTQDDFRNV, encoded by the exons ATGGAACTCAACCA GACTGTGGACAACTTGGTCGATTCTGATGAGTCACCAACAGCGGCTGCCTCAGCACCTTGTACGTCAGCATCAGAGACAGATCACACAGCTGAGGCCTGTCAAACAACACAGCCACAACAGCCATCTGCTGCTGGTGAAACAAGCACTGAGGGTATGATTGGAAGCAGCCAAATTCCAACAGAACAACCATCACAGGCATCAAGCGCACCAGCACCCCAGGCATCACAAGCAGCATCAAACATTCCACCGCGGTACATACCACCTAGCGTGAGAGGAAGACGGAGCAGGCGACATGAGGAGATCAGGATGTTGCCAGAAGCAATTGATGCAAGAGTCCTGCATATACTGAACTCAATGACACCAGAATCAGATGTTGATCGTTTTTGCCACTCACTGTCTCCCTGTCTGGCAAAAGTACCCACACAACGTCAAGAACGTGTCCGGGCAGCTATGCTCACCCTCCTTGCTGCCAGCCAGGGAGAGAATGAGCCCAACCAGGTGCTTTCACCCATAGAACAGTGGCGTACTGACCAAAATCATACACAGTTGACCACTACAGCGTCAACACACCAGGAGCAACAGGTGCCTGCAAACTCTTATGGGCAACCATCAACCAGCCAACAATTCCCACAAATGGCAGTACCATATTATGTGCATGAACCACCCCCTGCATCAAGCCAACAGATACAACATAGGCCACTGGGTGAAGTTGCTCAGAGATTTCAAGTGCAACAGCAGTACACCTGGCCACCAAGGCAAATCACGCCTGGCCTAACTAGATTTGGCCCACCGAACCCTCAGCCAACAACACAACAAACAACTGGCCAAACATATCAAGGTTACATTTCACGTCCACAAAGCCATATGCAACCTGTTGCTCAGGTTGGACAATACTCAGTCTGTGCAAACTACCAGCAACAACCACTCCCCCAACAACAACACTTTTATGGCCCCTCCTTAGAAACCCAAAGCTACAACACTACTACCTCTGGATACCAACAAATGTATGTTGGAACATCCGTCGATAATCCACCACTGCAGACACAAATTACACAATCTCAAATGCCCCCACAATCCGCCATCACGGAAGGTGTAGGCCCAGAAAACACTACAGAAGAATCATTGTCTACTCAGGATGATTTCCGAAATGTTTAA